One window from the genome of Aricia agestis chromosome 22, ilAriAges1.1, whole genome shotgun sequence encodes:
- the LOC121738130 gene encoding vegetative cell wall protein gp1-like, which translates to MVRVANAGLRTPSGALAHYLTCPRPRAPPRSALSLRADSPERAPAVLTASAHVLRRAATHSPPSPPSPLTASARFLRPAPRSPQSPPPPLTASAHVLRRAATHSPPSPPPPLTASAHVLRRPTPHSPPSPPSPLRASAHTLRSRLSPAPPSPMRGSAHALRPQSSQAPPSPPTPRPSRLPRRHTLLAPPSPLQGVAPLRRQRPVTPSPPPSPLSPPCDCLPLPLEPIPPPDLFDF; encoded by the coding sequence ATGGTGCGCGTCGCCAACGCCGGCCTGCGCACGCCCTCCGGCGCGCTCGCCCACTACCTCACCTGCCCCCGCCCCCGCGCGCCTCCCCGCTCCGCGCTCTCCCTGCGCGCCGACAGCCCCGAGCGCGCGCCCGCCGTGCTCACCGCCAGCGCGCACGTGCTGCGCCGCGCCGCCACCCACTCCCCGCCCTCGCCCCCATCCCCGCTCACCGCCAGCGCCCGCTTTCTGCGCCCCGCCCCCCGTTCCCCCCAGTCCCCGCCCCCTCCGCTCACGGCGAGCGCTCACGTACTCCGCCGCGCCGCCACTCACTCTCCCCCTTCGCCTCCCCCTCCGCTCACCGCCAGCGCGCATGTCCTCCGGCGCCCCACTCCCCACTCCCCGCCTTCCCCGCCGTCCCCCCTCCGGGCGAGCGCGCACACGCTGCGCTCCCGCCTGTCCCCCGCGCCGCCGTCGCCGATGCGGGGGAGCGCGCACGCCCTCCGACCGCAGAGCTCGCAGGCCCCGCCCTCCCCGCCGACGCCCCGCCCCTCGCGCCTCCCGCGCCGCCACACGCTGCTGGCGCCGCCGTCGCCCCTGCAGGGCGTCGCGCCGCTGCGCCGCCAGCGCCCCGTGACGCCCTCGCCGCCGCCCTCGCCACTGTCACCGCCCTGCGACTGTCTCCCGCTCCCCCTGGAGCCGATCCCCCCGCCCGACCTGTTCGACTTTTGA